One part of the Peromyscus leucopus breed LL Stock chromosome 19, UCI_PerLeu_2.1, whole genome shotgun sequence genome encodes these proteins:
- the LOC119086238 gene encoding 40S ribosomal protein S2-like, protein MPKPRRVRAGTVFSRARNTGCSPASKHCPYGRRRLLRLSPTGRSPSERRNTAGGKHQMAAASAAGGPGGPRGPGLGGCGGLSGARGGKAEDKEWIPITKLGRLVKDMKIKSLEEIYLFSLPIKESEIIHFFLGASLKDEVLKIMPVQNQTWAGQWTRFKPRPPLMPSPRATAT, encoded by the exons ATGCCCAAGCCAAGGAGGGTCAGAGCTGGAACAGTGTTCTCTCGGGCCAGGAACACGGGCTGTTCACCAGCAAGTAAGCACTGTCCCTATGGCCGAAGGCGGCTGCTCAGGCTCTCACCAACAGGAAGGAGCCCCTCAGAGAGGAGGAACACTGCTGGAG gaaaacaccaaatggca gccgccagtgCAGCGGGAGGGCCTGGAGGACCCAGGGGCCCAGGATTAGGAGGCTGTGGTGGCCTCAGCGGGGCTCGTGGAGGTAAAGCTGAAGACAAGGAGTGGATCCCCATCACCAAGCTGGGCCGCCTGGTTAAGGACATGAAGATCAAGTCCCTGGAGGAGATCTaccttttctcccttcccattAAGGAATCCGAGATCATTCACTTTTTCCTGGGCGCATCCCTAAAGGATGAGGTTCTAAAGATCATGCCAGTGCAGAATCAGACTTGGGCTGGCCAGTGGACCAGGTTCAAgccaaggccacctttgatgCCATCTCCAAGAGCTACAGCtacctga